In Pyrus communis chromosome 1, drPyrComm1.1, whole genome shotgun sequence, the following are encoded in one genomic region:
- the LOC137741509 gene encoding protein indeterminate-domain 7-like, which produces MMNKGLMVDENMSNLTCASGDLSASNSSIRNESSSAGTVYPHPPSSAQIQQQQAPPPPKKKRNLPGNPDPDAEVIALSPKSLMATNRFVCEICNKGFQREQNLQLHRRGHNLPWKLKQRTGKEVRKKVYLCPEPTCVHHDPSRALGDLTGIKKHFSRKHGEKKWKCEKCSKRYAVQSDWKAHSKVCGTREYRCDCGTLFSRRDSFITHRAFCDALAQENNTSSAAARSVMPASINPLLSSLPQLHSHGLQAQSAVKREQDQHQQQLLPPWLSFLPEGGEAASLPTMNLSASPLFSTSSFQQYYSFGQNPNPSSSSTALLPDNFQLQQNTASPHMSATALLQKASEMGATISKSSPSPYFLKPPTHQAHISNETSRDQAILLDDGFGNNESKSSLFHDMMMMSSSHGFGHDHHQVSSSSFGDHHHQQQQQQAFNGIMVDGNFVEINNNNNNPPNNYNKPRSTDNNNEGLTRDFLGLRAPFSSAAASHGGHGDLFSINMVGLDHHHHVSTSSSSPAAYNNGQQNDQNQTSWQG; this is translated from the exons ATGATGAATAAAGGTTTGATGGTGGATGAGAATATGTCAAATCTGACTTGTGCTTCTGGTGATTTAAGTGCTTCTAACTCAAGCATCAGAAATGAGTCATCATCTGCTGGCACAGTCTACCCTCATCCCCCATCCTCAGCACAAATTCAGCAGCAGCAAGCACCGCCACCgccaaagaagaagagaaatctCCCAGGCAACCCAG ACCCGGATGCTGAAGTAATAGCCTTGTCTCCAAAATCACTGATGGCAACGAATAGATTCGTGTGTGAGATCTGCAACAAAGGGTTTCAAAGAGAGCAAAACCTTCAGCTTCATAGAAGAGGGCACAATCTGCCATGGAAGCTAAAGCAAAGGACGGGCAAGGAGGTGAGGAAGAAGGTGTATCTGTGCCCGGAACCAACATGTGTCCACCATGACCCATCAAGGGCTCTTGGGGACTTGACTGGGATCAAGAAGCACTTCTCTAGAAAGCACGGTGAGAAAAAGTGGAAATGTGAGAAATGCTCAAAGCGGTATGCAGTTCAGTCGGACTGGAAAGCTCACTCCAAAGTCTGTGGTACAAGGGAGTATAGATGTGATTGTGGAACCCTTTTCTCTAG GAGGGACAGTTTCATCACACACAGAGCCTTTTGTGATGCTTTAGCACAAGAGAACAATACAAGCTCTGCAGCTGCCAGATCGGTAATGCCAGCCTCAATAAACCCACTTCTCTCCTCACTCCCCCAACTCCATAGCCATGGCCTCCAAGCTCAATCAGCTGTCAAGAGAGAACAGGATCAGCATCAGCAGCAGCTCCTTCCTCCGTGGCTTTCATTCTTGCCAGAAGGCGGCGAAGCGGCCAGCCTCCCTACTATGAACCTCTCCGCCTCGCCATTATTCTCCACTTCTTCATTCCAGCAATATTATTCTTTTggccaaaaccctaaccctagcaGCTCTTCTACTGCCCTACTCCCTGATAACTTCCAACTTCAACAAAACACCGCTTCCCCTCACATGTCAGCCACTGCCTTGCTTCAGAAGGCATCGGAAATGGGTGCGACCATCAGCAAATCCTCCCCTTCCCCATATTTTCTCAAACCACCCACCCACCAAGCTCACATTTCCAACGAAACTTCGCGTGACCAAGCAATACTATTGGATGATGGATTTGGAAACAATGAGAGTAAATCTTCACTCTTCCAtgatatgatgatgatgagtaGCTCTCATGGTTTTGGTCATGATCATCATCAAGTCTCGTCGTCGTCGTTTGGagatcatcatcatcagcagcagcagcagcaggctTTCAATGGAATTATGGTCGACGGTAATTTCGTCgagattaataataataataataatcctccaaataattataataaaccGAGAAGTACTGACAACAACAACGAGGGTTTGACGAGAGATTTCTTGGGACTTAGAGCGCCATTTTCATCAGCAGCAGCATCACATGGCGGCCATGGTGATTTATTCAGTATTAATATGGTGGGGCTCGACCATCACCACCATGTGagtacttcttcttcttctccagcTGCTTATAACAATGGACAGCAGAATGATCAGAACCAAACATCGTGGCAAGGTTAG